GCTTGCTCAAGCATATGAGGTGCTGAGTGATCCAGAGAAGCGTGAGATATATGATGAATATGGTGAGGATGCTTTGAAGGAAGGAAtgggaggtggaggtggtggtcaTGACCCCTTTGACATCTTTCAATCTTTTTTTGGTGGTAAGCAATCTTGATCTAGTCTTTGTTTGAACAATACTCTGTTTCAGTTTTTACTGTTAGGATTTACTTGAGATTGTTTTGTATACAGGTGGTGGAGGTGGTAGCAGCAGGGGAAGACGTCAACGAAGGGGAGAAGACGTCGTTCATCCTCTCAAAGTTTCTCTTGAGGATCTCTATAATGGAACTTCCAAAAAGCTCTCTCTTTCACGTAATGTTATCTGCTCCAAGTGTAAGGGGTGAGTActcaatttttttctttttaccattttttacttTAAAGTCTTTAATGAATATTTCTCTTCTTAATTTAACTAACTCGATATGCAAATTTGCAGTAAGGGTTCAAAATCTGGTGCTTCAATGAAATGTGCTGGCTGTCAAGGTTCAGGAATGAAAGTTTCTATAAGACATCTCGGCCCATCAATGATCCAGCAAATGCAACATCCTTGTAACGAGTGCAAGGGTACCGGAGAAACCATCAACGATAAGGATCGCTGTACACAGTGCAAGGGTGAGAAAGTTGTTCAGGAGAAGAAGGTGCTTGAAGTACATGTGGAAAAGGGCATGCAAAATGGGCAGAAGATCACATTCCCTGGAGAGGCTGATGAAGCTGTAAGAATTTTTTTTATcgtattatacttatgttttgagtTCGTTTATGCAGATGCAATTGGTGGTTGACTTGGTTTTTTGTTATGCAGCCTGACACAGTCACAGGTGATATTGTGTTTGTGCTGCAACAAAAAGAGCACCCCAAGTTTAAGCGAAAGGGTGATGACATATTTGTTGAGCACACATTGAGCTTGACAGAGGCTCTGTGCGGGTTCCAgtttgttttgacccatttggatAACAGACAGCTTCTCATCAAATCTCAACCTGGAGAGGTTGTGAAGCCTGGTAATTAATTATCTTATCTTATCTCTGCTTTATTATGTGTTCTAAACATTGGTGATTCAATTGCTAATCTGTTTGGTTTTCGATTGGTTTGTAGACCAATTCAAGGCGATAAATGATGAAGGAATGCCAATGTACCAGAGGCCATTCATGAGGGGGAAGCTTTACATCCACTTTACTGTGGACTTCCCTGATTCATTATCTCCGGAACAGTGCAAGGCGTTAGAGGGGGTGCTGCCACCTAAGCCTTCGCAGCAGTTGACAGACATGGAGCTGGATGAATGTGAGGAAACAACGTTGCATGATGTCAACATTGAAGAAGAGATGAGAAGGAAGCAGCAACAACAAGCTCAAGAAGCatatgatgaagatgaagaagacaTGCATGGTGGAGCTCAGAGGGTACAATGTGCACAGCAGTAGTTGACTCATCAATATGGTCTGGTCTGGTACTCTGGTCTAGCGTCTGATATCAACTgtgattttgtttcttttttaactttatatataaaaactgCAAAATGTGTTGTATGAAtgatttaaaaattaaaatattattacTTGTTTTGAGATATAACTTAAAGAGTTAAGTACAGTTTCAGTCCCTAGCATGGGCGGATCTTAATAGGGTTGTGGCAGGGCCACGGCCtgggcaagtttttcggccgtagtgctaattttctgcatttcgatcgaaattttttatatatactatgtttggcccgggcttgCCCGGGTTTTTTTAGTGCCCGTATCTTTCGACCCTGgcacgttcaacgggcaagatccgccactggtcCCTAGGGTGTAAACCCAATCGCAGGTCCAACCATCATTTGAAAAAAATCAACAGTCCAGTCTATGTGGTTGTCAATTGCAATCAATCAAGTCTTTCATCCCTAAGGTTTCACCCAATTAGAATACAAGTATAAATTTAGCAAATAATAAGGAATTGAAAAAAACACTCAACTGGTTCTACCGAGATCATATGAGTAGAAAGATGAATCATCAATCAATTGAAGCGAACACTTTTTTTCTCTCGGAAGTTCGAAATCGAATGAACCGATTGAAGCAAAAACATGGGGAGTTGGCGTCTTGGCGATGAAGAATTCGAATAATGATCTCGGTAGTTAGGATTATGTACTTTTGATTTGCATGGCGGGTTAATACTTGAGTATCGATGGACGCTTCATATTTCAGTATTTTGACATTTTAATTCAATTATTCAAATGGACATTGAATTATTGAACAATGGACTATTGGTATAGgcttttaaatttatatttaaatgGGCCCTATTTGGATCTTGGACCATACATCTTTATTGTGCGCctctaattatttttttaacatatatattAGAAAATAAATCGAGCAAACCGAGTCGAAgcgaaccgagcggacctttgcttgTGCTCGGATCGTTTATAAACCGAACGATCCGAACTGAGCGCCTTTTTCAATCGAGCTGAATCGAACGAGCAAATTCCGAAAGTTTTTCGATCGAGCATCGAACGAGTTTCGAGCGTCGAGCAATTTGAACGGCCCTAGTCAGCGCCAACTCAGCATAGTTCCATTAACTAAATTGTTCATTAACTAGGTGTTGCGGCTACTAAGTTGCAATCATTTAACaatcattattatttttttaaagtaaAGTGTAATTTGTCTCGAGGTTTGGTTCAGATTGTCGTCTCATTCCCTGTTTTTCCATGTCTTTCACTTTTTGCCCGATGAGACCCTGACGTGGGTATTTCATTGCCAAATGACCCAAGCGTTAGTCAACAGTTAAGTTGATCGTTAGAAATGGTTGAATTTACTTATATACCATCAGCTACTTTATTAAGTATCCTCCCTATCTTCTCCATCTTTTTTTACCAGCCCTAATTTGATTCCATACCTGCAAATCGTAAGCCAGCTCCAAAACGATCATCAAGAACAATGCCGGAATGGTCGTCGTCTTCAACCACGAAACGGAGCACACCGAATCACGAGGGTTCGAAAAGGAGTTAGTCGAAAGGTGCTTGCTCAGTGTGTGGAGGTATGACAACCCTGAAACTGTCCCGTACTGAAGCTAACTTTGAACGATCGTTCATATGTTGTCTAAGTGTTTATTCTGTTTTACTTTAATTCCATTCTTGTAACTGAAGTGAAAAACCTGCATCATCAGATTGAGTTGTTTGTGTCTTGAAAAAATTatgtgaattgtgtgtgttttgaGTCCTTGAATTGATGAGATTACGTGTGTTGAACATCAGACGAAATGTGGTTTCTTAAGATGGGTTGATGATCCCATATGTGATAGATGTAAAAAATGTAGTTCCTGCTTTGTTATGGAATATCAACAAGAAAGACGAATGCTCAAATCCCAAGCTAAGCAAATGACATTTTGGAAGATTGGTTTTGTAGTTAGCTGGTTGTTGTTTATTGTTTATGTTATTATCGTTTGATATGCTTGATGTTTGTAGTGTAATGGACCTTCTAAAGGCTTATAATGGATTTGATCATTTGCACTTATGCCGCCTATGTTCATTACATTTTgagtgtgcattattatttatgttgttcCATTAATATGTTTACTATTTTGATAGCGTTTTTGTAAGCGTGTGATTCTAAGTGCAACTGAACTTTTGGGAAAGGCAGAAGAAAAAGAAGTGGTTGAAGATAATTTTgtgaaggaactgaatatgcccGAAGATGAGTTGTTGCAACTATTTTACAAGGATGAatcaagatgtttgaagaagatGTGTAAGGGGAACATGTAAACGATCAGGAGTTAGAAATTGATAGTGAGCTGTTAAAAGAGGCTTGGGACTACGACAGGCCGGAAGAAAGCGACGGTTAGTGGTTTCATGATCCGTATCCTGGCGAGCATGAGTCAGATTCTGAATGGCCCAACGATGATTGTTATTGGAAATGATCTGTGTTGTCACGTTTAGTGTAGTCAGAATTGGGTTATGTAATGGGTGGATAACGAAACTTATTATGTAATGGTTGTTATATGAAAAGTAATATATTAGGCCACAAATGGCTTATTTTGGTACCTTTCTTGATTTATTTTAACTTTCTTCAGTCAAACGTTTGGAAACTAACCAAAATTGGTTGGTTGCATAACAAACCAGACATCATTATTATGTTTGTTACCATCTTTGACTTTCTGTAGTCAATTATTTTATACCCAACAAAAGTCAAAAGATTTAGCACTTTGTTTAACTTTCTGTAGTTAACTGTCACATAACAAGCCAAGTATACATTGTCTTAAATACACAGCAACATTATCCTCCAAACATACAAATAAACAGTCTTAAAAGCACACCATGCAAACAAACATTGTCTTAAAGTAGAGAAACATGAAATGACAACGACACACAAATGAACTACATAAACATCAGCCTTGAGTAGATTGTGGTGCATCCTCTGTTGAGTTTTGTGAAACAGGTTGTTGAGCGGGTTGGGCAACACCACCTAGGCCTTTGCAGCTCCTACAGTTATGGCCTTTGTTACCACACTTCGTACATTTTATACCTTTACCTTTCTTGTTCATCTTACCTGCTATTACAAAATTTTTATGCACCTCCTCAACAAACACCTTTCTCTTCTTCTTGGGTCTCCCAACATACAACAACGACACATAAATATATTAAAAACTTTTCCGATTAACATGAAAGGGAAGTCATGTCATGACATGACATACATACTTATGATGCTTCAGAGGAATTAATGTAGTTGGGCACTAGGAAGGAGTCCACATTTCAGGTCCACATATTGGTTCAATGTAATGGTTGTATGCTTTTTTCCATGTTTCTAGCCAGTAAACTTTAGACACCCAGTTTTCAAGAATGCCAGCCCTAATACCATTCCTTGACATGTCCTAAATTGCAGCAACAACATGTTTACAAGAAATCCCAGTCAAATTCCACTTTCTACATTAACATGTCTTCTGTTCCACATTGACTGAGATCTTGTACCACTCACCTAGTATTTTGCTACATCAAACATGAGGACATTCATCTGTGAAGCTATTTCGTTAACATCGTTGAGAACTTTTTCAGCATACGGTGTTAATGGACCTTTTGTTCTTGCTTAAAGCTTTTGCACGTTAACAATTCTTTTTGTCATGTATTCCCTGATGAACTCAAACATGTGATTATAGGCTTGTTTCTAGCCCCAATTATCTGCCTGTTAAAGACCTCACATATGTTGTTCAACAAAATATCACATTGAGCCCAAGGTGTAAAATGAGCTCTTGACCATGATTCTGGTGGGATTTGAAGTAGCCAATTCTGTAACTTGTTGTTAGCAGCCTTGATATCATGTATGGCAGTTCTGAAGTAAGGCATGCTTTACATCATAGCTGCTATTCGTAACATGTTTTTAAGAACATCTCCCGGCTATTGCTTCTTCATGTTCTCGTGTATGTGCCTCAGACAATAGATATTTCGGATTAGCGCCTTTGCATACTACCCTATACCTTAGTGATTCATTTCTACCAATGTAAATGTCCCTTCTAGCCTTTAGATCACATGCTTTAACAATTTGATTAATCTGATGCTTATCTTCGATAAGTTGACCAATATAGAATGGATTATGTTGCTCTATACTTTTCGTTATTTGCTTTCTAATTCTCCTAGCTGCTTCATTTAGCACACAAACCTCATCGCCTGAGTTTTCACTACAAGTGTCAAAGTTGTTCATATCAACATTATagtcttcatcttcttcatcaaaacaaTCATCGTTGAGATCACCCTCTAACACATCATATCAACCATCGCCTTAAATGGAAAGTCATGACATTCTAACTAAAAATGTTGAATTGTTGAAATATTGAAATAATTTTACTATAATATAACATGTGTTGTATATTGTGTGTTTGTAATAATATATTTAACCTAAATCtgcctttttttttattttttaacgaATATAATCATGATTAATATGTTAACTCCAAAACTCATTTTCATACTAATTTTAACTATCAAACTTAATTTTATTTGGCTTAGCTTAAGATTTAAAAAGTAGCTTTGTTTAAGATTTAAAAACTAGAAATTCAGTTGAATACTTGTAAAAAGAAAAAGAGTAAACtaccaaaatggtccctgaggtttagtcacttttgccacattaatccaaaactcaaaccttttgaatctgggtccctgtggttttaatTTTGTTGCCATGGTCATCCAAAATCAAAACCTTGTCAGATTTTCCAGTTAACATCCAGCTTTTCTGtccttttcctcccttttaatgaagggcaaaatgatCTTTTAACGtgttattataacaaattaaaaaggGATGAAAAGGACAAAAAAGTTGGATGTTAAGTGAAAAATCAgaccagattttgcttttggatgaaaatggcaacaaaattgaaaccactgggacccagattcaaaaggtttgagttttggactaaagtgacaaaagtgaccaaacctcagggatcattttggcagtttactcaaagAAAAAAGAACTGACGTAGATGGATTTTACTTTaatattagagtaaactgccattttggtccctgaggtttagtcacttttgccattttagtcaaaaactcaaactttttaaatcttggtctctgtggtttcacttttattgtcattttggtccaaaaaatGAAATTAGCTGATATTTTACTAATAAAATCTTGTTATGTTATCCTTTTCCTTAGGGGTAAAACAgtcaatataattttattttaacacattattaattaaattaatgaaATTAGCTGATATTTggccattttgcccctgaggaaaaggacaaaataacaggattttattagccaaatattagttgatttcatttttggaccaaaatgacaataaaagtaaAACCATAGAGACCtagatttaaaaggtttgagttttggactaaagtggcaaaagtgaccaaaactCAGGGACCAAAATCGCAGTTTACTCTTAATATTATCGATAGTTTTTTTCCTTCTAATTTACAGTATTCACTATTTAATCAATCCATAGTCAAATCAACATGATTCATTATTGGGAAAATTACCAAATTATCACCTGATCAACCAACATTACTAAATTGTCACCCTCAAACTCTCTTGGACAGACTCCTGCACCATGAAAGGAGTCCGTTTGTCACTTGAAGAGTCCATGTATGAGGAGCTGACACGTGTCCGACATAAAGGTTGGCTGACTCCTCCCATTTTGGCTGACTCCTCCCATTGCTCGGCGGGCTCCTCCCATTTTTGCTGACTCTTCGGAAGAGTCCACCGACGCTTCAGAACAGATAATAACAAataattctagagagagaaaacaCACATGTGGACTCTTCTTTGTTTGACACATGTAACCACCTCATTTATGAACTCTTCAACTTTACTGCCAGACGCTTCCCATATCGGATGAGTCCGCCGATGAACGCATGAGGGTGACATTTTAATAAGTTGAATTGGTCAAATAACATTTTAGTAATTTTCCCCTTCCATTGAATTTCAATTCCCACAATATTACAATTTACAATAAACAACCCAAACTTCACAATTCCCCTTAGGCCATCCGTGGTCATAAAGCcctttgtggggcgttatgcgacacgtgtcgtgccacttcacacgggggctttatggggcgttatatcactagagcccctacccatcattacctaattattaattttcaattttattaattaattaaaaaaaccttgcttgtttgtgattggtCCATTTTTCAAACTCCTTCAACATCACGCCGCTAAAAATCTCGCGCCACTCCCCCATTTCTCCTTGATAGCGCCCCACGTTTTCGTGTTGCCGGCGTTTTGGCGGCGCGATGAACGGGGAAAGCGCCCCACTACGGAAGCACTTAGACGCATTACGATCTATGACTGGTCCAACAGACACCGGAGAACCAATCGACACCGGCGGACACGTTCTCGGATTATACTTCTCCTTTCTCTTCATCCTATTTATCTTCTGCTATATTTTTTACATCTGCAAACGCCACATGAACTCCTTTTCACCAATACCGACCACCGCCGGCGTCAACTCTCATTTTACAAGGCTTCCGGCTGAAGGTCTCCGGGATGATGTCGTGCAAACTTTTCCGACGTTTGTTTACTCTGAAACGGACCGGAGTACAAGTTACTATGGCTCCAGTTGCTCTATATGTTTGGCGGATTATGTAGCAACGGATATGGTACGGTTGTTGCCGGAATGTGGGCACTTGTTTCATGTAGAGTGTATAGATACATGGTTGAAGGTTCATCGTACTTGTCCTGTGTGTCGGAACTCGCTTGACTTCATGAGTTCAGTGAAACATGTGTTTGTAAGTTAGATGTCAAGATTGCTTGGTGAGTATGTATGAATTAATGTGTCTACtcggtttttttttaattattagtcATGTATCCATTGGCATCCTTATGTTACTCCTAGACCAAGAGAATTTGTTGGATTTTATATATATGAAATTTGAGAAATAAAGAAAAAACATTATTTGAAtgggggctgtttgtttacctcttaatgaggctcttaatggttcagacctcttactggttcaacagttaatggttcagactgtttgtttcacgagcagatgtctgaatggttcagacatttgtctctgaatgattaagcattatacagagtctaAATAGTTAATACCTCTAATCTGAAtgggtcagacatttgcctctgaacgattaaacattatacaggctcttaatgattcagacctcttactggttaacagttaatggttcaaacctcttattAGTTCAGCATTTAACCATTCAGCTGTTGTCAAACAGCCCGTTAGAGAGGCTCATGATCACCCTAAAATAATGAAGTTATCACTATACCGCACTTGTACTGTGTGGCATTGTCCATACAAATGGAGTGGTGCCTTTGGGTGAAAGAGATAGAAAGAAATGAGATGGTGGGGTTGACAATGGAGATGGTCATGGTAAGAAATGAGAGAATATTGCTACGGGGCCTATTAAGATGATTTTGCCAGTGATTAGAACAGCAACTCCTTCAAACCTAGACATCACTTTCTTCCCCAATTTTTATAAAACACGAAAGCCAAACAAAATCAAATTATAACCTGAAGCTAGTTGAATATTTCTCTCAAAATTAGTAAATTACTCTAACTACAACTATGAACCATCCACTTAATATCATGATTACTTGATTAGTTTCCATGTAAGATTTGTAGATTTACATATTTTAAGATTTGTAAATTCACATATGAATACATATTCAAGATCTTTTAATTCCAGAGTAAAttataagttttgtcctttatgtttgtaccaaattacaggcggtgtcctttgtctttaaatttgacgagttttgttcttaacgtttcaaaatcctgcacgttatgtcctttagcccaaactcagttagatttttttgttaagtatggtcatgtgacttgcacatgagggcatctTTGTCATTTATCTTTCAGGGGCTATTTTGCAATGAATTATTATTCAGGGACTGTTTGTAAAACactgaaaaaaaaagaaatataaaaactctccctcctctctctctctctctcatcactTCTCCCTAGGGATGAGCTTGGTACCGACCGTTAacgaaccggtaccggtaccagAAATTCCCAAAAGTAtgtaccgataccggtaccgaatatacccggtatggtacggttcggtatcggtatttgagggtaaataccggtaccgaatcggtaccgtACCGGACcagtaccgaaaatgtcaaaagtagGTACCGGTAccagttcggtaccggtaccggataccatttgctcatccctacttATCCCCCATTGAATGGAAAGAAAGTATAACAAGCATTCATAAGATAATCAAACCTCATTGAGCTTGTTTCTCAACTGATTTGCAATCTCATACTCCTCCAAATTCAATGAATACTGTACTCTTGTTGCCAAATCCATTTGCGCTCTCACTACGTTCTGAACTCGCATCTAAACTGTTATCACCTCCTCCTCTAAAAAACCAACCCACTTCAACCCGTGTACTTCCTTGTCCAGATATATCAGAAGACGAGAGGTTTCGCACACATTGAGATGAAAGGAATCTTTTTTCAGCCCCAAATATTAAGTTGTCGTGACTTCTCCTCAGTCTTAAACACCTTCTTGAAACATTTGCAGATCCACACACACTACTGTTTGTGGATGCTGTAATGGTGGTTACTGACATTCTGTTGTATGACAATACCGACAATCACAGCTTTTATATTCCTTAAGTGAACTATGCTTTTATATTCCTTAATGGGATAGTTTCGATATCATGTAATTTGTTTGTTGTCTTGCTGTTTTCTAGCTTCTCGCTAGTTTTGGTTTGGAATGAAatttgcctttcaaaaaaaatgtaTACAAACCTATTACCAATTTGATTTATTATATTGTAATTAATACATCTATTATAACTGATAATAAAGCTCAATGAGGTTATTCAATAGGGGAGAAGTGataagagagagaagagagagaggagggagagtttttatatttcttttttatttttcaatgttttacAAATAGTTCTTGAATAATAATTCATTGCAAAATAGTCCCTGAAAAATAAAATGACAAagatgccctcatgtgcaaatcacataatcatacttaaccaaaaaatctaactgagtttgggctaaaggacataacgtgcaggattttgaaacattaaggacaaaactcgtcaaatttaaagacaaaggacaccgcctgcaatttggtataAATATAatggacaaaacttgtaattacTCTTAATTCAAATTAGCAAAATCATTTAACAAAAATCTTGAAATTAACCCAACTCggagcattctcatccaatccatcaaattatacatacatttcactaaaaaacaactcctatatcaatatattttcactaaaaacaaatattttttctctctccttttcaattaaataatattatcattacatttttctctcttcttcactcacaaccactttcaatatagggtaaattactttttgagtccctgtgttttacgggttttaactagttgagtccaaaagcaaaaagtttaacgacctgagtccctataagcattttctttaaccatttgagtccaaatttctaactcaGTTAGATAATCTcagttaactttttttaaaatgaccaaaacacccttttaTACTAAAAAAACTTAGTTACTCTTATTATTATAATTACATATACATACAAACACAGAACAATGTGCATCTCTCTTCCTCATCCCTCTCTCTCTTCCTGATCTCTctcacaaccaccaccaccaccaccaccgccaccatcaccgTGGTTTCAATCGAGCTGAAAATACCAGCATTTTTTCAATCGAGCGTAGCACTACATATTGCAAAGCACCACCGGTCAACCATACACATCAAGAACACACAAAAATATTCAAACCCACAAGTTCCAAAACACCAAATAGTTTCCACTTTCTAGTTTAAGAATCAAATACCTGCTGAAAAGACAGAATATCCGAGCTGAACCGCATCCGTTCACCCTTATCACAATTAATCGATTTCGATACATTCTGAATCAATATCCCACCCGGGATCACAATATCTCTAACCTGTTCATCATCTATCCCAATCAACCTCGACTCGGGTGACTTCCCTTTACAATATTTCAATCTCAAATCCTCCGTAAGATCATACCCCAACCCAATCGCCCCGATCGCTTCCTCTGCGGCCGCCATCATCTAAAAGGTTGAGACCGGGGCAGCGAGTGAATGGTAAATATCGTATGTATTCCTTGAATTGGTGTATTATAGAAGTTAGGGTTTATAATTTGGGGATAGGGATGAATAAATAAAATTCGAAGCCAAGTTGATTTGGTGGTCAGATTTGAATGATGGCGGGTGGGATGGTGAAGGGTGCGGCGGTGGTGATGAGATCTGGTGGATGATGGTGACGGTCTGAGGCAGTTTCAGGTTTAGTGATGGTGGCCAGTTGTTGGAATCTTCATCTGTGCATCTTGTGCTTCCAATCTACTGGTGGTTGTTCGGCCTCTGATGTAATGGTGATGCAGTGAAGTCGGATTGTTGGAGGTGGTGCGGCGGTGGTGATGGTAGTGCGACGATGTTGATGTAGGTGGTTGTGCGGTGGTGGAGGAGGTAATGGTTgtacggtggtggaggtggtgatggttGTGGTGTGGTGGTGGTTTTCTTGATAGAGAAAGGTatgttagagagagaaagatcttacgtatagagagagagaggtgtgtgTGAAATGTGTGTGCAGGTgcttataataatatatataatattaaaatatttatGCATTAAACACTTGTTCCTTATACTCTTGTGCATATAAGACTTGTACTTTGGatgtaaatgaccaaattacccttgtaGTTAACAAACTTGGTGGAtggagttagaaatttggactcaaatggttaaagaaaatgcttatggggactcaggtcgttaaactttttgcttttggactcaactagttaaaacctataaaacacagggactcaaaaagtaatttacccttcaatatatattaaaaaaattatactgggtgaacaatgtccccccaaatatacagatgaacagtaacattttctctctcctccactcacaaccattttttataccctttaaatata
Above is a window of Helianthus annuus cultivar XRQ/B chromosome 14, HanXRQr2.0-SUNRISE, whole genome shotgun sequence DNA encoding:
- the LOC110904555 gene encoding dnaJ protein homolog gives rise to the protein MFGRAPKKSDNTKYYEILGVPKNASQDDLKKAYRKAAIKNHPDKGGDPEKFKELAQAYEVLSDPEKREIYDEYGEDALKEGMGGGGGGHDPFDIFQSFFGGGGGGSSRGRRQRRGEDVVHPLKVSLEDLYNGTSKKLSLSRNVICSKCKGKGSKSGASMKCAGCQGSGMKVSIRHLGPSMIQQMQHPCNECKGTGETINDKDRCTQCKGEKVVQEKKVLEVHVEKGMQNGQKITFPGEADEAPDTVTGDIVFVLQQKEHPKFKRKGDDIFVEHTLSLTEALCGFQFVLTHLDNRQLLIKSQPGEVVKPDQFKAINDEGMPMYQRPFMRGKLYIHFTVDFPDSLSPEQCKALEGVLPPKPSQQLTDMELDECEETTLHDVNIEEEMRRKQQQQAQEAYDEDEEDMHGGAQRVQCAQQ